The following coding sequences lie in one Spirosoma sp. KUDC1026 genomic window:
- a CDS encoding cupin domain-containing protein, producing the protein MPSPVSTGNLYAAIPNLLPEELMTDLLTGGNFRVERIVSQGQASPPDFWYDQAESEWVVVLQGEARLRLEGDDHDIYLVPGTYINIPAHVRHRVTWTKEDTHTVWLAIFYTENA; encoded by the coding sequence ATGCCTTCACCTGTGTCAACTGGCAATCTTTACGCAGCCATTCCGAACCTACTGCCGGAAGAATTGATGACCGATTTGCTGACGGGTGGTAACTTTCGGGTTGAGCGGATTGTATCGCAGGGGCAGGCGTCGCCACCTGACTTTTGGTACGATCAGGCGGAGTCCGAATGGGTTGTCGTTTTACAGGGGGAAGCCCGTTTGCGGTTGGAAGGGGACGACCATGATATTTATCTGGTACCGGGAACGTACATTAATATCCCTGCTCACGTTCGTCACCGGGTGACGTGGACGAAGGAAGATACCCATACGGTTTGGCTGGCCATATTTTATACCGAGAATGCCTAA
- a CDS encoding DUF3820 family protein codes for MMSDQPNGNPQLLLELLHYEMPFGKHKGQLIRTLPVSYLEWFAKKGFPAGKLGQLLQTMHEIRLNGLEYLLAELQQQAKRSFK; via the coding sequence ATGATGTCTGATCAACCGAACGGAAACCCACAGTTATTACTTGAATTGCTGCATTACGAAATGCCCTTCGGCAAACACAAAGGGCAGCTAATTCGGACTTTGCCCGTTTCGTACCTGGAGTGGTTCGCCAAGAAGGGTTTTCCCGCGGGTAAACTGGGGCAGCTTTTGCAGACGATGCACGAAATCCGGCTGAACGGTCTTGAGTATCTACTCGCCGAATTACAGCAGCAGGCCAAACGGTCATTTAAATGA
- a CDS encoding serine hydrolase domain-containing protein: MSNKRVFFLLVMSWAFCANAQPVKQQIEKLVDTYAALGKFNGSILVAAQGKLLLNKGYGYKDIKQKTFNDPHTIYQIASLTKSFTATLILKLVESNRLALTDKVSQFYPDLPKGDSITIDQLLSHTSGLSDDDSNTRTKTYPGSEEAKFLVALRERPLDFIPGTDWKYSNAGYILLGYIIEHVSGMSYYEAVRTYLFSPLGMNHSGFDFIGLSSPNKATGYWEFPQNDTARAATLIDYRGPRAAGAIYSTTGDLYQWHQGLQGGKLISSSLLNRAYTPVKNNYGYGWMIDSVGRTKVVWHSGDIWGFKSELARVPADDICIIMLNNMEDVDLHIITRKILAILYHQPYQWPARTRIQLSTRVLQAYIGEYQLRPGEWIKVSLDGHRLTATTTRKQELYAQKEDYFLLDDGREQLGVVFNRNSLGLVTDLSFSLGERKVICPKKE, encoded by the coding sequence ATGAGTAACAAACGTGTATTTTTTCTCCTGGTCATGAGTTGGGCTTTTTGCGCCAACGCTCAGCCCGTCAAGCAACAAATTGAAAAGCTAGTCGATACCTATGCTGCGTTAGGCAAATTTAACGGCAGCATTCTGGTGGCCGCTCAGGGTAAACTCTTACTGAATAAGGGCTATGGCTACAAGGATATCAAACAGAAAACGTTCAATGATCCCCATACTATTTACCAGATTGCTTCCCTCACCAAGTCCTTTACGGCTACCCTTATCTTAAAGCTAGTCGAATCAAACCGCCTGGCCTTAACCGATAAAGTCAGTCAGTTTTATCCCGACTTGCCCAAAGGCGATAGCATTACGATTGACCAATTATTATCCCATACATCCGGCCTTTCGGACGACGACTCGAACACCAGAACGAAAACGTATCCCGGTTCCGAGGAAGCTAAATTTTTGGTAGCCCTGCGAGAGCGACCCTTGGATTTTATCCCTGGAACGGACTGGAAGTACAGTAATGCAGGCTACATCTTGCTGGGGTATATTATTGAACATGTATCCGGCATGAGCTACTATGAGGCCGTCCGAACCTACCTGTTTTCTCCGCTTGGGATGAACCACAGTGGGTTTGATTTTATTGGCCTGTCGAGTCCCAATAAGGCAACGGGTTATTGGGAGTTCCCCCAAAACGATACGGCTCGTGCAGCCACCCTGATTGACTATAGAGGCCCCCGTGCCGCCGGAGCCATCTATTCCACAACCGGTGATCTCTACCAATGGCATCAGGGCTTACAGGGGGGTAAACTAATCAGTTCATCGTTACTCAACCGGGCGTACACCCCCGTCAAGAACAACTATGGCTATGGTTGGATGATCGATTCAGTGGGTCGGACAAAAGTGGTTTGGCACAGTGGTGATATCTGGGGCTTCAAATCCGAGTTGGCTCGTGTCCCCGCCGATGACATCTGTATCATTATGCTCAACAACATGGAAGACGTGGATTTGCATATCATCACGCGCAAAATCCTGGCGATTCTTTATCACCAACCTTACCAATGGCCCGCCCGCACTAGAATTCAGTTAAGCACTAGGGTGTTGCAAGCGTATATAGGAGAGTACCAATTACGGCCAGGGGAATGGATTAAAGTAAGCCTTGATGGCCATCGTCTAACGGCCACTACGACGCGCAAACAAGAGTTGTATGCCCAAAAGGAGGATTATTTTTTATTGGATGATGGCCGTGAACAACTCGGGGTTGTTTTTAACCGGAATTCCTTGGGCTTAGTGACGGATTTGTCGTTTAGTCTTGGCGAACGTAAAGTAATCTGTCCCAAAAAGGAATAG
- a CDS encoding helix-turn-helix domain-containing protein produces MESSSTSRRNAATQSQEISSRVKTYRRQRNLSQEELADLAGLSLRTIQRIEKGESVGSAYTLRTLAGALQLSLEDLMAPQSPPSTVPNPASLHYLLKLNWSALIGIILPLANIVIPAILLWRNRHDQLVRQRGQQIVSFQLIWTMSTLLMMLVIPLLSAGLSFPVGMPFPLFILVYVICLGVNLFVTFRIALQLPNPPSFLGKLPAML; encoded by the coding sequence ATGGAAAGTAGTTCCACCTCAAGGCGCAATGCCGCTACGCAAAGCCAGGAGATAAGCAGCCGGGTCAAAACCTATCGTCGGCAGCGTAACCTTTCTCAGGAAGAGCTCGCCGACTTAGCGGGGCTATCTCTACGCACCATTCAACGAATCGAAAAGGGTGAATCGGTGGGTAGCGCCTATACGTTGCGCACCCTGGCAGGCGCTTTACAGCTAAGTCTGGAAGACTTGATGGCTCCCCAATCACCACCCAGCACCGTTCCAAACCCAGCCAGCTTACACTACCTGCTTAAGCTAAACTGGAGCGCCTTAATCGGTATCATCCTGCCACTGGCCAATATTGTCATACCGGCCATCCTGCTTTGGCGCAACCGACACGATCAACTGGTTCGACAGCGCGGGCAGCAGATTGTTAGCTTTCAGCTTATTTGGACGATGAGTACTCTGTTGATGATGCTGGTTATCCCCTTACTATCGGCGGGATTGTCTTTCCCGGTAGGTATGCCTTTTCCCTTATTTATCCTCGTCTATGTGATTTGTCTGGGCGTTAATCTATTCGTCACCTTCCGCATTGCCCTGCAACTGCCCAACCCACCCTCATTCCTCGGTAAGTTGCCTGCTATGCTCTGA
- a CDS encoding SDR family oxidoreductase: MILITGATGQLGTAVIHQLLLNVPASQIAAFVRNETKAVNLIKQGVTIRLGTYDDIDALNKAMQGIETVLLIAGTDEENRVSQHQNVVNAAKKAGVRRIMYTSRALKDPATLTNQLMIGHFQTEDYIKASGLSYTLFQNILYMDAIPQFVGGDAVFERGIHLPAGRGRVALALRSEMGEAIANALAINDEGNMTYHLTNSESYSFYDVAAVLTDLSGKPVTYTPAEPATFETQLIGRGLSDVVARRITGFITDIANGQEDIISPDLEKLLGRKPTSLNQGLMLLYNR, translated from the coding sequence ATGATCTTAATAACTGGAGCTACGGGCCAGCTGGGTACTGCCGTCATTCACCAACTGTTACTAAACGTGCCAGCCAGCCAGATTGCCGCCTTTGTGCGAAACGAAACCAAAGCAGTCAATCTGATCAAACAGGGTGTAACAATCCGCCTGGGTACCTATGACGACATTGACGCGCTCAACAAAGCTATGCAGGGGATCGAGACAGTCCTCTTGATTGCGGGTACAGATGAAGAAAATCGAGTGAGTCAACACCAGAATGTTGTCAATGCAGCTAAAAAAGCGGGGGTTCGACGGATTATGTATACGAGCCGAGCGCTGAAAGACCCGGCAACGCTGACCAATCAGTTGATGATAGGCCACTTTCAGACGGAGGACTACATCAAAGCTAGTGGACTGTCCTACACGCTGTTTCAGAACATCCTGTACATGGATGCTATTCCGCAGTTTGTGGGTGGTGATGCTGTTTTCGAGCGGGGTATCCATTTACCAGCTGGGCGGGGTAGAGTTGCGCTGGCGCTACGTAGTGAAATGGGTGAAGCCATAGCTAATGCTTTGGCTATTAATGACGAAGGCAACATGACGTACCACTTAACTAACAGTGAGTCATACTCGTTTTATGACGTAGCTGCCGTGCTGACCGACCTATCTGGCAAACCAGTAACTTATACTCCAGCAGAACCGGCCACTTTTGAAACACAACTAATCGGACGCGGTTTGTCTGATGTGGTAGCCCGTCGAATCACTGGTTTTATAACCGACATCGCCAATGGCCAAGAAGACATTATAAGCCCCGATTTGGAAAAGCTGCTGGGCCGAAAGCCGACTAGCCTCAATCAAGGATTAATGTTGTTATACAACAGATAA
- a CDS encoding helix-turn-helix domain-containing protein: MPTETIHRIATLAAYHQLAGLPKPAHPLISVVRFEDIKPKRLEQPKSIVNNFYSIALKWNFTGRMYYGQQPYDFDEGVMVFLAPGQVLSVRADELHEHTGWLLMIHPDFLWHTPLAKGIRQYDYFNYSIREALFLSETEESTIVGIIQQIQREYQGPIDKFSQNIIIAQLEVLLNYADRYYQRQFITRRIINHELLDRFEAALETYIVGGELLKTGLPTVGYMAEQLSLSPTYLSNLMKTITGQSPQQHIHDRLIKQAKELLSTSTLSVSEIAYELGFGHPQSFSKLFKSKTSSSPLEFRHSFN; this comes from the coding sequence ATGCCAACCGAAACAATTCACCGAATTGCTACCCTGGCTGCCTATCATCAGCTGGCGGGCTTGCCTAAACCAGCCCATCCGCTTATTAGTGTAGTCCGGTTTGAGGACATCAAACCAAAGCGGCTTGAGCAGCCTAAGAGCATTGTTAATAACTTCTATTCGATTGCACTAAAATGGAATTTTACGGGCCGAATGTACTACGGCCAACAGCCGTATGATTTCGACGAAGGGGTAATGGTCTTTCTAGCTCCCGGTCAAGTGCTTAGCGTTAGGGCGGATGAATTACACGAGCATACAGGTTGGCTGCTGATGATTCACCCTGATTTTTTGTGGCATACTCCTTTGGCCAAAGGGATTCGACAGTACGACTATTTCAACTATTCGATTCGTGAGGCCCTGTTCTTGTCTGAAACGGAGGAATCAACAATCGTTGGTATTATCCAGCAGATTCAGCGGGAATACCAGGGGCCCATCGATAAGTTCAGCCAAAACATTATTATCGCTCAACTGGAGGTGTTGCTCAACTATGCGGACCGGTATTACCAACGGCAGTTTATCACCCGTAGGATCATTAACCATGAACTTCTTGATCGATTTGAGGCCGCCTTGGAGACTTATATTGTGGGTGGCGAACTGCTGAAAACCGGTTTGCCAACGGTGGGGTATATGGCTGAGCAACTCAGTCTATCCCCTACGTACCTGAGCAATTTGATGAAAACGATAACGGGGCAATCACCCCAACAGCATATTCACGATAGGCTAATTAAACAAGCCAAAGAGCTGCTATCCACGAGTACGTTATCGGTCAGTGAGATTGCTTATGAATTGGGGTTCGGGCACCCACAGTCTTTCAGTAAGTTGTTCAAGAGCAAGACCAGTTCTTCCCCGCTAGAATTTCGTCATTCATTCAATTAA
- a CDS encoding phage tail protein produces the protein MDEYIGIVKLFAGNFAPRGWMFCQGQLLSIAQYNALFAILGTTYGGNGQTTFALPDLRSRVPVGAGYGPGLPPVVSGQMAGSASVTMTTAQLPMHSHPQMVSMQYGSGLPNNTQVLAVPEGTTSEGGSVSVQAYGPVSNLTTLAPSSIGTIGGNQPLDIMPPYTGMNYIICLEGIFPPRD, from the coding sequence ATGGACGAGTACATCGGTATTGTAAAATTATTCGCGGGCAACTTTGCCCCCCGTGGCTGGATGTTTTGCCAGGGGCAGCTCCTTTCTATCGCTCAATACAACGCCCTTTTCGCGATTCTGGGCACCACCTATGGTGGTAATGGACAGACTACGTTCGCATTGCCAGATCTGCGGAGCCGCGTACCGGTAGGGGCAGGTTATGGTCCTGGTTTGCCACCGGTGGTATCCGGTCAAATGGCTGGGTCAGCCAGCGTGACCATGACAACCGCGCAGTTACCAATGCATAGCCACCCGCAGATGGTGTCGATGCAGTATGGCTCTGGATTACCTAACAACACGCAGGTACTGGCGGTCCCTGAGGGAACAACGTCCGAGGGCGGAAGCGTGAGTGTTCAAGCTTACGGGCCCGTCAGCAATCTTACGACATTGGCACCAAGCAGCATCGGTACGATCGGAGGAAACCAACCGCTGGACATCATGCCCCCTTACACGGGTATGAATTACATCATCTGTCTGGAAGGCATATTCCCCCCGCGCGACTAG
- a CDS encoding cellulose binding domain-containing protein, with amino-acid sequence MKHHYLFKPQLTLVWWLLILLFSRVPTGYAQSRIYYAVSDGSLNSFNDQLRSIPLNGGGESVVYSNNGGTNFPASLAQIAYDAVGDRVFVANVVATSPALYVVSTSGTSSLFATISPIASSTATVVTGIVVDNVGGYVYYNVSDNNFRTSSDQLRRIPLAGGSEEIVVNSNTTNFPLTPQTLVIDRQNNRLLVANGVSSTVSDLENNNLYVSAVNLSTRVVTKAFSFAEISSGGATVTTTQGGLAVNTADNSLYYVLRDNGIGTFNDQLRRIPLSGGPEQIVVDVNSNTRGFPTAPGSLAYDAVNNRILVNDISINNRDIAAVTPAGNITLLLDNGAQIGTANTGIVGLAVGTAQAPTTVTSITLNGTSLTNASTVQFTVTFASSVAGITTSNFATSPGSGITGSSIASVSGSGTTYTVSVNTGSGSGTLGLTLANDNGLTPSISNEPFTGTSLYTIDKTPPAAPVALTPANGSFINTTMPSYVGTAEASSTVTVIIDGSSIGTTTANSAGNWSLSQPTALAQGSHTVRARATDAVGNNSVDSNTNTFIVDSVRPTATIGSSAQNPTSTSPIPFTITFSETVTSFVGSDLTVTGGTITGFSGSGTTYTFSVTLTTSGVVTVELPANVAQDNAGNSNTEASPLSITYNQPVTAAPVVLTPANGSRTNDSTPDYSGTAPANSTVMVYVDGSSIGTTSADALGNWRLTQPTALSQDNHTVYATAQSSGSTVSVNSNTNTFTVDTVAPTVSSVGVPANGTYRTGQTLPITVNMSELVTVTGAPQVGLTIGATTRQATYVSGSGTQALLFSYTVQAGDSDTDGIAVGALTLNGGTIRDGVGNDATLTLNTVPSTVGVLVDGVAPTVSSSDRQNPTGPLTNGTAVIFRVSFNEAVTGVNNGSFSLITTDGSVTGTIVSTQPVNNTSNSQYDVIVSEVQGNGTLRLDVNSSGSGITDLAGNPISGGFTSGQTFTIDQIRPTVTISSSAAPNAGTTRTSPIPFAVTFSESVTEFVAGDITLTNGTLSGFTGSGTTYTFIVTPLANGPVTVNIAANVAQDAAINGNTAANPYSISYLPLTLTGFAPLNSNVCVGSPLTFTATVSNADGPYSYTLTNGNGPVTGTGDGTAFSRTITAAGEGLQSFTLIVTDASQRVSASQSITVNPLPAVSITGLASAYCKDAATVTLVGSPAGGTFTIDGNQAAQFNPAVLPVGSHTVIYSYTNSSGCSQTTSQTVTVKEVPNAPVVTTQSGQSTVTVDLNTGNVTLLISGCAGSINWTGPNNSAGTSNTISVPTTQAGTFVYRASCTVEGCTGPLATATVTVGARLTVLHRDVDNYADNNAIQPLLVLQNNSTGPLPLSRVTLRYYVTVEGGGTLGNLSMNYAQVGNQNVRLRYVALNPAQQGATGYVEYSFTEGAGSLATGADSGPIQSYFTKSDYGPLNELDDYSYNTVRNQLTGNLRITAYYDGALIAGVEPGSGVQVRAVRALTESKNGPDATQISTYLEVRNEGNVAINYSDLKARYYFTSDGNERLQVEVDEGNVSARLVKLPQPVNGADTYLELIFNQSGQLAPGTSTGTIRYRISKPDGGRFNQANDYSYQEQPQDRSQNSRVVVYAGNERLWGQEPSGSARVAYAEAGTELTIKVLGNPIQNDQVSVEVTGAEGQALQLQLLTPQGRVVHQQHVPSAEATQRHQLSVAGQAGGLFLLQVSTPTQSKTVKVIKAD; translated from the coding sequence ATGAAACATCATTACTTGTTCAAGCCGCAACTTACTCTGGTGTGGTGGCTGTTGATACTGCTGTTCAGTCGAGTGCCAACCGGCTACGCACAGAGCCGGATATACTACGCCGTCAGTGATGGCAGCTTAAACTCCTTCAACGACCAGCTACGGAGCATTCCGCTGAACGGTGGTGGGGAATCCGTTGTGTACAGCAACAACGGCGGTACCAACTTCCCCGCTTCGCTGGCGCAGATAGCTTACGACGCGGTCGGTGACCGGGTCTTTGTGGCAAACGTTGTCGCTACAAGTCCAGCTTTGTACGTCGTCAGTACTAGTGGAACATCTAGTCTGTTTGCAACTATCAGCCCTATAGCCAGTAGTACTGCCACTGTCGTAACGGGTATAGTCGTAGACAACGTCGGCGGCTATGTATATTATAATGTCAGCGATAACAACTTCAGAACATCTTCAGACCAGTTACGTCGTATTCCGCTGGCCGGTGGTAGCGAGGAAATTGTTGTTAACAGCAATACTACCAACTTCCCGCTTACACCCCAAACTCTGGTCATTGACCGGCAGAACAATCGCCTGCTGGTGGCAAATGGTGTGTCCAGTACCGTTAGCGATCTAGAAAACAACAACCTGTACGTGTCGGCCGTAAACTTATCCACCCGTGTCGTAACGAAGGCTTTTTCTTTTGCGGAAATCTCTTCTGGCGGTGCTACCGTCACTACTACCCAGGGCGGCCTTGCTGTCAACACTGCCGACAACTCACTTTATTACGTTCTGCGGGATAATGGCATCGGTACGTTTAACGATCAGTTAAGGCGCATTCCACTGAGCGGTGGGCCGGAGCAGATTGTAGTAGATGTAAACAGTAATACCCGGGGTTTTCCTACCGCGCCAGGCTCGCTAGCCTACGATGCGGTCAATAATCGGATACTGGTAAACGACATAAGTATTAACAACCGGGATATTGCAGCCGTGACGCCGGCTGGTAATATCACCCTGTTACTCGACAATGGTGCCCAGATCGGAACCGCTAATACGGGTATTGTGGGCCTTGCTGTTGGAACAGCACAAGCTCCGACGACGGTCACATCCATCACTCTCAATGGCACCAGCCTCACCAACGCCAGTACCGTGCAGTTCACCGTCACGTTCGCCAGCAGCGTTGCGGGAATTACGACGAGTAATTTCGCTACGTCACCGGGCAGCGGAATTACTGGCAGCAGCATCGCGAGCGTAAGCGGCTCAGGTACGACTTACACCGTGAGCGTAAACACGGGGAGCGGCAGCGGCACACTCGGGCTGACGCTGGCCAATGACAACGGCCTCACACCCAGCATTTCTAACGAGCCCTTCACCGGCACTTCGCTCTACACGATCGACAAGACGCCCCCAGCTGCCCCGGTAGCACTAACGCCAGCCAACGGTAGTTTCATCAATACAACCATGCCGTCTTACGTGGGTACGGCCGAGGCTAGCTCGACGGTGACTGTGATCATCGACGGCTCCAGCATCGGCACCACTACGGCCAACAGCGCGGGCAACTGGTCTTTATCCCAGCCTACGGCCCTGGCTCAAGGGAGTCATACGGTGCGGGCCAGAGCAACGGACGCGGTTGGCAACAACAGTGTAGACAGTAATACCAACACCTTCATCGTCGATTCGGTTAGGCCAACGGCTACCATTGGTTCATCGGCGCAAAATCCTACCAGCACCAGTCCTATTCCGTTCACCATCACCTTCTCGGAAACCGTTACCAGCTTTGTGGGTAGTGATCTAACCGTGACGGGTGGCACAATCACCGGTTTTTCGGGCAGCGGTACCACCTATACGTTTTCGGTGACGCTCACGACCAGCGGGGTGGTGACGGTCGAACTACCGGCGAACGTAGCTCAGGACAATGCTGGCAATAGTAACACAGAAGCCTCTCCCTTAAGCATTACGTATAACCAGCCCGTGACGGCGGCCCCAGTAGTGCTGACGCCCGCCAATGGCAGCCGAACCAACGACAGCACTCCGGACTATAGCGGTACGGCCCCGGCCAACAGCACTGTGATGGTGTACGTGGACGGCAGCAGTATCGGTACGACCTCGGCCGACGCGTTGGGTAACTGGAGACTCACCCAGCCCACGGCCCTCAGCCAGGACAATCACACGGTGTACGCCACGGCCCAGTCCAGCGGCTCGACTGTGAGCGTCAATTCGAACACCAACACCTTCACCGTTGATACCGTAGCGCCTACGGTCAGCAGCGTAGGCGTGCCCGCCAACGGCACCTACCGGACTGGCCAAACGCTGCCCATTACCGTGAATATGTCCGAACTGGTTACGGTGACGGGTGCGCCACAGGTTGGGCTCACCATTGGTGCGACGACGCGTCAGGCTACCTATGTCTCGGGCAGTGGTACCCAGGCCCTTTTGTTTAGCTATACCGTGCAGGCGGGTGACAGTGATACCGATGGCATTGCGGTAGGCGCACTGACACTCAACGGCGGTACGATTCGCGATGGGGTAGGAAACGACGCTACCCTGACGCTCAATACTGTTCCCTCGACGGTGGGCGTGTTGGTAGATGGCGTGGCACCAACCGTCAGCAGTAGTGACCGCCAGAACCCCACGGGCCCACTCACCAACGGGACGGCGGTGATTTTCCGCGTCAGCTTCAATGAAGCCGTAACCGGCGTTAACAACGGCAGTTTCTCACTCATAACCACTGATGGCTCCGTTACCGGCACAATCGTGAGTACGCAACCCGTCAACAATACCAGTAACAGTCAATATGACGTAATCGTGAGTGAGGTGCAGGGTAACGGTACCCTGCGACTGGACGTCAACAGCAGCGGCTCGGGTATTACGGACCTGGCGGGAAATCCTATCAGTGGCGGATTCACCAGCGGTCAGACCTTCACCATCGATCAGATACGGCCGACGGTGACGATCAGTTCCTCCGCGGCACCCAACGCCGGCACTACCCGAACCAGCCCCATTCCCTTTGCGGTAACCTTCTCTGAGTCGGTAACCGAGTTTGTGGCGGGAGACATTACCCTCACGAATGGAACCCTGTCGGGCTTTACGGGCAGCGGTACTACCTATACCTTCATAGTAACGCCGTTAGCTAACGGCCCCGTCACGGTGAACATAGCCGCCAACGTAGCCCAGGATGCCGCCATCAATGGAAACACGGCCGCAAATCCCTACTCAATCAGCTATCTGCCGCTGACCTTAACGGGTTTTGCTCCGCTCAACTCTAATGTGTGTGTGGGCAGTCCACTCACCTTTACCGCTACAGTAAGCAATGCGGATGGCCCCTACAGCTACACGCTGACCAATGGCAATGGTCCAGTCACAGGAACGGGGGACGGTACCGCCTTTAGCCGAACCATTACGGCAGCGGGTGAGGGGCTGCAAAGCTTTACGCTCATCGTGACGGATGCCAGCCAACGCGTCAGCGCCAGCCAGTCGATTACCGTTAACCCGCTACCGGCGGTCTCGATTACGGGCCTGGCGAGTGCTTACTGTAAAGACGCGGCAACGGTTACGCTGGTGGGTTCACCAGCAGGCGGCACCTTCACCATTGATGGGAATCAGGCTGCGCAGTTCAACCCAGCTGTTCTACCTGTAGGCTCCCATACGGTGATCTATTCGTACACCAACAGCAGTGGCTGTAGTCAGACGACCTCTCAGACGGTGACGGTCAAAGAGGTGCCCAATGCGCCAGTTGTCACCACTCAGAGTGGGCAGTCAACGGTTACCGTGGATCTGAATACAGGCAACGTTACTTTGCTCATCAGCGGCTGTGCGGGTAGTATCAACTGGACGGGTCCTAACAATAGTGCTGGTACCAGCAATACCATCAGCGTACCTACTACGCAGGCCGGTACGTTTGTCTACCGGGCCAGTTGTACGGTTGAGGGCTGTACTGGTCCCCTAGCTACCGCCACGGTGACTGTTGGTGCCCGTCTGACGGTGTTGCACCGGGACGTGGACAACTACGCTGACAACAATGCCATCCAGCCTCTGCTGGTCCTGCAAAACAACAGCACTGGCCCCTTGCCGCTATCCAGAGTAACGCTACGTTATTATGTGACGGTGGAAGGCGGGGGAACGCTGGGTAATCTCTCAATGAACTACGCCCAGGTAGGTAACCAGAACGTCAGACTGCGTTACGTGGCACTCAATCCGGCCCAGCAGGGAGCAACCGGTTACGTGGAGTACAGTTTCACCGAGGGAGCGGGCAGCCTGGCGACCGGCGCTGACTCGGGTCCTATCCAGAGCTACTTCACTAAAAGTGACTATGGCCCCTTAAATGAGCTGGATGACTATTCATACAACACGGTTCGCAACCAATTGACGGGTAACCTGCGCATTACGGCTTATTACGATGGTGCCCTAATCGCGGGGGTAGAACCAGGAAGTGGCGTCCAGGTCCGGGCGGTTCGGGCGCTGACGGAGAGTAAGAATGGTCCTGACGCGACTCAAATCAGTACGTATCTGGAAGTGCGTAATGAGGGTAACGTAGCCATCAACTACAGCGATCTGAAAGCGCGCTACTACTTCACGTCAGACGGTAACGAACGGCTGCAGGTGGAGGTTGATGAAGGCAACGTGAGCGCGCGACTCGTTAAGTTACCTCAGCCGGTAAACGGAGCCGACACCTACCTGGAGCTGATCTTCAACCAGAGCGGTCAACTGGCACCGGGCACCAGCACAGGTACGATCCGGTACCGAATCAGCAAACCCGACGGTGGCCGCTTCAACCAGGCCAATGACTACTCGTACCAGGAGCAACCCCAGGACCGTAGCCAGAATAGCCGGGTGGTCGTCTATGCGGGCAATGAGCGACTATGGGGGCAGGAGCCCAGCGGCTCGGCTCGGGTAGCCTATGCGGAAGCCGGCACCGAGCTTACCATCAAGGTGCTGGGTAATCCGATCCAGAACGATCAGGTAAGCGTTGAGGTAACAGGTGCCGAAGGCCAAGCTCTGCAGCTGCAGCTGCTAACACCCCAGGGTCGGGTGGTCCACCAGCAGCATGTACCGAGTGCGGAGGCTACCCAGCGGCATCAATTGTCAGTGGCTGGCCAGGCGGGCGGTTTATTCTTGCTACAGGTGAGCACGCCCACTCAAAGCAAAACGGTGAAGGTCATCAAAGCCGACTAA